Proteins encoded together in one Phycisphaerae bacterium window:
- a CDS encoding nucleotidyltransferase domain-containing protein, which produces MPKRLGAHPRTLKSRKRDAARPLSPKSGRTSVSGGTPGRGKSAPAVLKEIIRHIVRVAHPERIILFGSAGRGEMGPNSDLDLLVIKRGKFDRGRLIERIYLSLHGAGAAVDVIIASPQEVERCRQTHCLVIAPALAEGRVVYAP; this is translated from the coding sequence ATGCCAAAACGATTGGGTGCGCATCCCAGAACTCTGAAATCACGCAAGCGAGACGCAGCTCGACCGCTCTCGCCGAAGTCCGGTCGCACCAGCGTCTCAGGAGGCACGCCAGGTCGGGGCAAGTCCGCTCCTGCGGTTCTCAAGGAGATCATCCGCCACATCGTTCGAGTGGCCCACCCCGAGAGGATTATCCTATTTGGCTCCGCCGGGCGTGGCGAAATGGGACCCAACAGCGATCTTGATCTGCTGGTGATCAAGCGAGGTAAGTTTGACCGGGGCCGGCTGATAGAAAGGATCTACTTGAGCCTGCACGGCGCGGGCGCGGCCGTCGACGTCATCATCGCCTCCCCGCAGGAGGTCGAACGATGTCGCCAGACCCATTGCCTGGTCATTGCCCCGGCGCTGGCGGAAGGGAGGGTGGTCTATGCCCCTTAA
- a CDS encoding DUF2442 domain-containing protein: MRSQGGYRLAITFEDGVRADLDFAPLVERGGLFADLKGIAVFAQVRVDPEAETLVWPNGADICPDVLYHIATGAPSPGEVAWTAAKCVRVKLVAAGTGA; the protein is encoded by the coding sequence GTGCGATCGCAAGGTGGCTACCGTCTGGCGATCACCTTTGAGGATGGCGTACGCGCGGATCTGGACTTTGCTCCATTGGTCGAGAGAGGCGGCCTGTTTGCGGATCTGAAGGGCATCGCCGTTTTCGCACAAGTGCGCGTCGATCCCGAAGCCGAGACACTGGTGTGGCCCAACGGGGCAGACATCTGCCCGGACGTCCTGTACCACATCGCCACCGGGGCCCCTTCGCCCGGTGAGGTTGCTTGGACGGCGGCCAAGTGTGTCCGCGTCAAGCTGGTGGCGGCCGGCACTGGTGCATGA
- the gatB gene encoding Asp-tRNA(Asn)/Glu-tRNA(Gln) amidotransferase subunit GatB gives MDRSQLKIRPIIGLEIHVQLATRSKMFCSCPVEFGAEPNSNVCPVCLGMPGVLPVMNRAALEHAMRTAIALRCQIARFTKWDRKSYYYPDLPKNYQISQYDLPLSFDGAFDVPLPNGEIRRVGIIRAHLEEDAGKNIHDNPSVTLVDLNRTGTPLLEIVTRPDLASADEAYAFCIELQRLVTYLGVSEGSMQKGQMRFEPNINVAIEYDGREYRTPICEVKNLNSFRAVRDAIAYEIERHINDWMADPGYVIGKSPKENRGWDDVRGVTEFQRGKEEAHDYRYFPDPDLVPVVVDDEWLERLQASVGELPLERQARMESEYGLTSADAATILNDRATADLFEEAAGCGHPPTLGKQFISFWSARANERKCTIAQLGIDAARLGELSRITAEGLVSATAAATIAGKMLDCPDTPTAIAQREGLVQVRDTGQMQTWVDQAFAANEKAVRDALANPKKKQQARGFLTGQVMKISGGKADPKMVGELIDQKLEGMSS, from the coding sequence ATCATCGGCCTGGAGATCCACGTTCAACTGGCCACGCGGAGCAAGATGTTCTGTTCCTGCCCGGTAGAGTTCGGGGCCGAGCCGAACAGCAACGTTTGCCCGGTATGTCTGGGGATGCCCGGAGTGCTGCCGGTGATGAACCGGGCCGCCCTTGAGCACGCCATGCGCACGGCCATCGCCCTGCGCTGCCAGATCGCCCGGTTCACCAAGTGGGACCGCAAGAGCTATTACTATCCCGACCTGCCCAAGAACTACCAGATCAGCCAGTACGACCTGCCGCTGAGTTTCGACGGGGCGTTTGACGTGCCCTTGCCTAACGGCGAGATCCGTCGCGTAGGCATCATCCGGGCCCATCTCGAAGAGGATGCCGGCAAGAACATTCACGACAACCCCTCGGTCACGCTTGTGGATCTTAACCGCACCGGCACGCCGTTGCTGGAGATCGTCACCCGACCGGATCTGGCCTCGGCCGACGAAGCATACGCCTTCTGTATCGAGCTTCAGCGTCTAGTGACCTATCTTGGCGTCAGCGAAGGCAGCATGCAGAAGGGGCAGATGCGATTCGAGCCGAACATCAACGTGGCCATCGAATACGACGGCCGCGAGTACCGTACACCGATCTGCGAGGTGAAAAACCTCAACAGCTTTCGGGCCGTCCGCGACGCCATCGCTTACGAGATCGAGCGGCACATCAACGACTGGATGGCCGACCCGGGTTATGTCATCGGCAAGAGCCCCAAGGAGAACCGCGGGTGGGACGATGTCCGAGGGGTCACTGAGTTCCAGCGGGGCAAGGAAGAGGCCCACGACTACCGCTATTTCCCCGACCCCGACCTGGTGCCGGTGGTGGTGGACGACGAATGGCTCGAACGATTGCAGGCCAGCGTCGGCGAGCTTCCGCTTGAGCGTCAGGCTCGGATGGAAAGCGAATACGGCCTGACCTCCGCCGACGCCGCGACAATCCTGAACGACCGGGCCACGGCTGATCTGTTCGAGGAGGCCGCCGGTTGTGGACATCCGCCCACACTTGGCAAGCAGTTCATCAGCTTCTGGTCGGCCAGGGCCAACGAGCGCAAGTGCACCATCGCCCAGCTCGGTATTGACGCCGCCCGGCTCGGCGAGCTGTCGCGCATTACCGCCGAAGGTCTTGTCAGCGCCACCGCCGCGGCGACCATCGCCGGCAAGATGCTCGATTGCCCCGATACCCCGACGGCCATTGCCCAGCGAGAAGGCCTCGTGCAAGTCCGCGACACCGGCCAGATGCAAACCTGGGTCGACCAAGCATTCGCCGCTAACGAGAAGGCCGTCCGGGATGCCCTGGCCAACCCCAAGAAGAAGCAACAGGCCCGCGGCTTCCTCACCGGCCAAGTGATGAAGATCTCCGGCGGAAAGGCCGATCCGAAGATGGTCGGGGAGTTGATTGATCAGAAGCTTGAGGGGATGAGTTCTTAG